GTTTTTTTGGAGGCATCATCAACATGTGTGGAAGCATTTAGGCAGCCTTGCTAGATGATTCTCTCGATTCCGATTCCCATTCGTAGGCAATCTTTACATCTACATAGGAACAGCTCAACATTATCAGCGACAGCATGTTGTTCATATTCCTGAAGCCATAGGCAGTCCGTATCAGTAGCTTTATCTTGTTGTTCGTCGCCTCGATCCTTGCGTTTGACACGCCTAGCCTGATTGTGTTGAG
The window above is part of the Fibrobacter sp. UWH6 genome. Proteins encoded here:
- a CDS encoding transposase, coding for LNTIRLGVSNARIEATNNKIKLLIRTAYGFRNMNNMLSLIMLSCSYVDVKIAYEWESESRESSSKAA